The Burkholderia mallei ATCC 23344 genome has a window encoding:
- a CDS encoding muconate/chloromuconate family cycloisomerase: MIATGITIDRIDTLLVDVPTVRPHKLSVATMNCQTLVLVRVRCSDGIEGVGEGTTIGGLAYGEESPESIKTNIDAYFAPMLRGADASRPGAAMARVRKLLQGNRFAKCALETALFDAHARRLGVPLSELLGGRTTDALDVAWTLASGDTARDIAEAEAMLEARRHRAFKLKIGARAVAEDVAHVVAIKRALGERGDVRVDVNQAWTESEAVWAGARLADAGVSLVEQPIAAANRAGLKRLTALAHIPIMADEALHGPVDAFALARERAADVFAVKIAQSGGLQGAAAVAAIAAAAGIELYGGTMLEGAAGTIASAQLFSTFGALEWGTELFGPLLLTEEILVEPLRYEDFKLHLPSAPGLGIAFDWARIERMQRRAR; encoded by the coding sequence ATGATAGCAACAGGCATCACGATCGACCGGATCGACACGCTGCTCGTCGACGTGCCGACAGTCCGGCCGCACAAGCTTTCGGTGGCGACGATGAACTGCCAGACGCTCGTGCTCGTGCGCGTCCGATGCTCGGACGGTATCGAGGGCGTCGGCGAAGGCACGACGATCGGCGGTCTCGCGTACGGCGAAGAAAGCCCCGAGAGCATCAAGACGAACATCGACGCCTATTTCGCGCCGATGCTGCGAGGCGCGGACGCGAGCCGCCCGGGCGCCGCGATGGCGCGCGTGCGCAAGCTGCTCCAGGGCAACCGCTTCGCGAAGTGCGCCCTCGAAACCGCGCTGTTCGACGCGCACGCGCGCCGGCTCGGCGTGCCGCTGTCCGAATTGCTCGGCGGCAGGACGACCGACGCGCTCGACGTCGCGTGGACGCTCGCGAGCGGCGACACCGCGCGCGACATCGCGGAGGCCGAGGCGATGCTCGAAGCGCGCCGCCATCGCGCGTTCAAGCTGAAGATCGGCGCGCGCGCGGTGGCCGAGGACGTCGCGCATGTCGTCGCGATCAAGCGCGCGCTCGGCGAGCGCGGCGACGTGCGCGTCGACGTGAACCAGGCATGGACCGAAAGCGAGGCCGTGTGGGCCGGCGCGCGGCTCGCGGACGCGGGCGTGAGCCTCGTCGAGCAGCCGATCGCCGCGGCCAATCGCGCGGGCCTGAAGCGCCTCACCGCGCTCGCGCACATCCCGATCATGGCCGACGAGGCGCTGCACGGCCCCGTCGACGCATTCGCGCTCGCGCGCGAGCGCGCGGCCGACGTGTTCGCTGTGAAGATCGCGCAATCGGGCGGCCTGCAGGGCGCGGCCGCCGTCGCGGCGATCGCCGCCGCGGCCGGCATCGAACTGTACGGCGGCACGATGCTCGAAGGCGCGGCCGGCACGATCGCGTCCGCGCAACTGTTCAGCACGTTCGGCGCGCTCGAGTGGGGCACCGAGCTGTTCGGCCCGCTGCTGCTGACCGAGGAGATCCTCGTCGAGCCGCTGCGCTACGAGGATTTCAAGCTGCACCTGCCGAGCGCCCCCGGCCTCGGCATCGCTTTCGACTGGGCCCGCATCGAGCGGATGCAACGCCGGGCCCGCTGA
- a CDS encoding LysR family transcriptional regulator, producing MELRQLRYFIAVAEEMNITRAAQRLHMTQPPLSRQLQLIEDEIGLPLFERGARPLKLTDAGRVLYAQARRVLEQADELAPLTRRLAQAAERIVIGFVPSTLYGALPEVIRAFREAAPAVELSLIEMFTLEQLGALKGGRIDIGFGRLRFDDDRLVREVLVEERLIAALPDGHPLAAPDASISLADIAGQTLIVYPSTPRPSFADQQLSALRDGGLAPVAVHEVRELQTALGLVAAQVGVSLVPESVEGVRVKGVVYRRLPEPVATSPIILSRRLHDESRATALFCSLARELMAGH from the coding sequence ATGGAACTGCGTCAGCTCCGGTATTTCATCGCGGTGGCCGAGGAGATGAACATCACGCGCGCCGCGCAGCGCCTGCACATGACGCAGCCGCCGCTCAGCCGCCAGCTTCAACTGATCGAGGACGAGATCGGCCTGCCGCTGTTCGAGCGCGGCGCGCGGCCGCTGAAGCTGACCGACGCCGGGCGGGTGCTGTACGCGCAGGCGCGGCGCGTGCTCGAACAGGCCGACGAGCTCGCGCCGCTCACGCGGCGGCTCGCGCAGGCGGCCGAGCGGATCGTGATCGGCTTCGTGCCGTCGACGCTGTACGGCGCGCTGCCCGAGGTGATCCGCGCGTTTCGCGAGGCCGCGCCGGCCGTCGAGCTTTCGCTGATCGAAATGTTCACGCTCGAGCAGCTCGGCGCGCTCAAGGGCGGGCGCATCGACATCGGCTTCGGCCGGCTGCGCTTCGACGACGATCGGCTCGTGCGCGAGGTGCTCGTCGAAGAGCGGCTGATCGCGGCGCTGCCGGACGGGCATCCGCTCGCCGCGCCCGATGCGTCGATCTCGCTGGCGGACATCGCCGGGCAGACGTTGATCGTCTACCCGAGCACGCCCCGGCCGAGCTTCGCCGACCAGCAACTGTCCGCGCTGCGCGACGGCGGGCTCGCGCCCGTCGCGGTGCACGAGGTGCGCGAGCTGCAGACGGCGCTCGGGCTCGTCGCCGCGCAGGTCGGCGTATCGCTTGTGCCGGAGAGCGTCGAGGGCGTGAGGGTGAAGGGTGTCGTCTACCGGCGGCTGCCGGAGCCCGTCGCGACCTCGCCGATCATCCTGAGCCGGCGGCTGCACGACGAAAGCCGCGCGACCGCGCTGTTCTGCTCGCTCGCGCGCGAACTGATGGCGGGCCACTGA
- the andR gene encoding anthranilate 1,2-dioxygenase regulatory protein AndR, with protein sequence MFRTPALCARQTIMPPTPFDPLALREHRLFESRDLDETRERISRVMQPHALLPDGSRHGPSHMDYVRLGGLGIGTIAFGDAMRVHLDAVDGYHLLMFCLTGSAQVRTMGRAFDVDAHTGVLCAPGEPFDAHLSRDCEQFVLRIDAATLAAHAGDAAAALDPVIGIDDSALSAWMQQLQLVARSPELLASASANPRVATRLEQLLLDLLIDGHPPAAPPARRADPAPGFVRRAQEFIGAQLAQPLQLADIAQAAGVPERTLRDGFLQFRGTSPMQYLRQRRLERARELLRTAAPERRIAEIALDCGFAHFGRFAIAYRERFGELPSATLADRRDA encoded by the coding sequence ATGTTCAGGACGCCGGCGCTTTGTGCGAGGCAGACGATCATGCCCCCGACCCCATTCGATCCGCTCGCGTTGCGCGAGCACCGGCTGTTCGAATCGCGCGACCTCGACGAGACGCGCGAGCGGATCTCGCGCGTGATGCAGCCGCATGCGCTGTTGCCGGACGGCTCGCGGCACGGGCCGTCGCACATGGATTACGTGCGCCTCGGCGGGCTCGGCATCGGAACCATCGCGTTCGGCGACGCGATGCGGGTGCATCTCGATGCGGTGGACGGCTATCATCTGCTGATGTTTTGTCTGACGGGTTCCGCGCAGGTCCGCACGATGGGCCGCGCGTTCGACGTCGACGCGCACACGGGCGTGCTGTGCGCGCCGGGCGAGCCGTTCGACGCGCACCTGTCGCGCGATTGCGAGCAGTTCGTCCTCCGTATCGATGCGGCGACCCTCGCCGCGCACGCGGGCGACGCGGCGGCGGCGCTCGATCCCGTGATCGGCATCGACGATTCGGCGCTGAGCGCGTGGATGCAGCAACTGCAGCTCGTCGCGCGCTCGCCGGAACTGCTCGCGAGCGCAAGCGCGAACCCGCGCGTCGCAACGCGGCTCGAACAGTTGCTGCTCGATCTGCTGATCGACGGGCATCCGCCCGCCGCGCCGCCCGCGCGGCGCGCCGATCCGGCGCCAGGCTTCGTGCGGCGCGCGCAGGAGTTCATCGGCGCGCAGCTCGCCCAGCCGCTGCAGCTCGCCGACATCGCGCAGGCCGCGGGCGTACCCGAGCGCACGCTGCGCGACGGCTTCCTGCAGTTTCGCGGGACGAGCCCGATGCAATACCTGCGCCAGCGGCGCCTCGAGCGCGCGCGCGAGCTGCTGCGCACGGCCGCGCCCGAGCGCCGGATCGCCGAGATCGCGCTCGATTGCGGTTTCGCGCACTTCGGCCGCTTCGCGATCGCCTACCGCGAACGGTTCGGCGAGCTGCCGTCCGCGACGCTCGCCGATCGGCGCGACGCCTGA
- the andAc gene encoding anthranilate 1,2-dioxygenase large subunit AndAc, with protein sequence MEMTESPVALIDRADSSDVRFPRDDGSRVPYKVFSSQAVYEREQERIFRGPTWNFVALEAEIPKPGDFKSTFVGDTPVVVTRGEDGALAAWVNRCAHRGAQVCRKARGNASSHTCVYHQWSFDSRGDLLGVPFRRGQKGMAGMPADFDPKSHGLRKLRVDSYKGLVFATFSDEVAPLPDYLGAQMRPWIDRIFHKPIEYLGCTRQFSKSNWKLYFENVKDPYHASMLHLFHTTFNIFRVGMKARSIPDATHGLHSIITMTKTRDDADTASAYKQQNIRSFDEGFSLEDDSILGLVSEYDEDTTNHIQPIFPQLVIQQIHNTLVARQLLPKGPKNFELIFHFFGYADDTPELRDLRIKQANLVGPAGYISMEDTEATELVQRGTVRDANAASVIEMSRGNPDQQDTAITESLIRRFWVGYQQLMGY encoded by the coding sequence ATGGAAATGACCGAATCGCCGGTGGCGCTGATCGATCGCGCCGATTCGTCCGACGTGCGCTTTCCGCGCGACGACGGCTCGCGCGTGCCGTACAAGGTGTTCAGCTCGCAGGCGGTGTACGAGCGCGAGCAGGAGCGGATCTTCCGCGGGCCGACGTGGAATTTCGTCGCGCTCGAAGCGGAAATTCCGAAGCCGGGCGATTTCAAGAGCACGTTCGTCGGCGACACGCCCGTCGTCGTCACGCGCGGCGAGGACGGCGCGCTCGCCGCGTGGGTGAACCGCTGCGCGCATCGCGGCGCGCAGGTGTGCCGCAAGGCGCGCGGCAACGCGAGCTCGCACACGTGCGTGTATCACCAGTGGAGCTTCGACAGCCGGGGCGACCTGCTCGGCGTGCCGTTCCGGCGCGGCCAGAAGGGCATGGCCGGGATGCCGGCCGATTTCGATCCGAAGAGCCACGGGCTGCGCAAGCTGCGCGTCGACAGCTACAAGGGCCTCGTGTTCGCGACGTTCAGCGACGAGGTCGCGCCGCTGCCCGATTACCTCGGCGCGCAGATGCGGCCGTGGATCGACCGGATCTTCCACAAGCCGATCGAGTATCTCGGCTGCACGCGGCAGTTCTCGAAATCGAACTGGAAGCTGTACTTCGAGAACGTGAAGGACCCGTATCACGCGAGCATGCTGCATCTGTTCCATACGACGTTCAATATTTTCCGCGTCGGCATGAAGGCGCGCTCGATTCCCGATGCGACGCACGGGCTGCACAGCATCATCACGATGACGAAGACGCGCGACGACGCGGACACCGCGAGCGCGTACAAGCAGCAGAACATCCGTTCGTTCGACGAAGGTTTCTCGCTCGAGGACGATTCGATCCTCGGCCTCGTGTCCGAGTACGACGAGGACACGACGAACCACATCCAGCCGATCTTCCCGCAGCTCGTGATCCAGCAGATCCACAACACGCTCGTCGCACGCCAGTTGCTGCCGAAGGGGCCGAAGAACTTCGAATTGATCTTCCACTTCTTCGGCTATGCGGACGACACGCCCGAGCTGCGCGATTTGCGGATCAAGCAGGCGAACCTCGTCGGGCCCGCGGGCTACATCTCGATGGAGGACACCGAGGCGACCGAGCTCGTGCAGCGCGGCACCGTGCGCGACGCAAACGCGGCGTCGGTGATCGAGATGTCGCGCGGCAATCCGGACCAGCAGGACACGGCGATCACCGAGAGCCTGATCCGCAGGTTCTGGGTCGGCTACCAGCAGTTGATGGGCTATTGA
- the andAd gene encoding anthranilate 1,2-dioxygenase small subunit AndAd — MTDITDGLTGDIRTWFELHMLQNRYIGHLDNDRLERWPELFTEDCLYEIVPKENADLGLPIGIVYCTNRRMLRDRVVSLRHANIYEAHTYRHMTSGLTIVGGEGGEIETESSYVVVQTRSDGESNVYQAGKYYDTVVRTAEGLRYRKKRVIYDTSRVQTLLATPI, encoded by the coding sequence ATGACCGACATCACCGACGGCCTCACCGGCGACATTCGCACGTGGTTCGAGCTGCACATGCTGCAGAACCGCTACATCGGGCATCTCGACAACGATCGCCTCGAACGCTGGCCCGAGCTGTTCACCGAAGACTGCCTGTACGAGATCGTGCCGAAGGAAAACGCGGACCTGGGGCTGCCGATCGGCATCGTTTACTGCACGAACCGGCGGATGCTGCGCGATCGCGTCGTGTCGCTGCGCCACGCGAACATCTACGAAGCGCACACGTACCGGCACATGACGTCCGGGCTCACGATCGTCGGCGGCGAAGGCGGCGAGATCGAGACCGAGAGCAGCTACGTCGTCGTGCAGACGCGCAGCGACGGCGAATCGAACGTCTACCAGGCGGGCAAGTACTACGACACGGTCGTGCGCACGGCCGAGGGGCTGCGCTACCGGAAGAAGCGCGTGATTTACGACACGTCGCGCGTGCAGACGCTGCTCGCGACGCCGATCTGA
- the andAb gene encoding anthranilate 1,2-dioxygenase ferredoxin subunit AndAb — protein sequence MSNETAAAWHTLGALDEFSEDEPAARVVGNKPIAVFRVGDDVFALHDLCTHGHARLSEGFVENGCVECPLHQGLFDLRTGAPKCAPVTQPVRAYPIRIVDGQVEIHVDG from the coding sequence ATGAGCAACGAAACCGCCGCCGCGTGGCACACGCTCGGCGCACTCGACGAATTCTCCGAGGACGAGCCGGCCGCGCGCGTCGTCGGCAACAAGCCGATCGCGGTGTTCCGGGTGGGCGACGACGTGTTCGCGCTGCATGACCTGTGCACGCACGGACATGCGCGGCTGTCGGAGGGATTCGTCGAGAACGGCTGCGTCGAGTGTCCGCTGCATCAGGGGCTCTTCGATCTGCGCACCGGCGCGCCGAAATGCGCGCCGGTGACGCAGCCCGTGCGCGCGTATCCGATTCGCATCGTCGACGGGCAGGTCGAGATCCATGTCGACGGCTGA
- the andAa gene encoding anthranilate 1,2-dioxygenase system ferredoxin--NAD(+) reductase translates to MSTADPYLIAGGGHAARRAAETLRERDPAARIVMIGAEPELPYDRPVLSKEALVGGDAGERRAFVRDAAWYRERDIELRLGVRVEAIERGARRVRLSDGARLGYARLLIATGSRVRRFAGPVDAGVHVHYVRTLADTRALRAALAPGKRVAVLGGGFIGLEVAASAVRLGCRATVVDPAPRLLQRRMPEAVGAFALALHARHGVDVRLGALPERIRRAANGAAVVETSAGGIVADVVVAGIGVVPNVELAQAAGLDVDDGVCVDEMCRTADPAIFAAGEVTRHFNPLVGRALRIESWQIAENQPAVAAANMLGAAETYAQWPWLWSDQYDSNLQTLGLFGGEQTLVLRGSPERDRAFCVFALNARRELAAVAAVNAGREIAVCRRLMTAGVALDPARLADPSDALRAMLPRGV, encoded by the coding sequence ATGTCGACGGCTGACCCGTATCTGATCGCGGGCGGCGGGCACGCGGCGCGCCGCGCGGCCGAGACGCTGCGCGAGCGCGATCCGGCCGCGCGCATCGTGATGATCGGCGCGGAGCCCGAATTGCCGTACGATCGGCCCGTGTTGTCGAAGGAGGCGCTCGTCGGCGGCGACGCTGGCGAGCGCCGCGCGTTCGTGCGCGATGCCGCGTGGTATCGCGAGCGCGACATCGAGCTGCGGCTCGGCGTGCGCGTCGAGGCGATCGAGCGCGGCGCGCGGCGCGTGCGCCTGAGCGACGGCGCGCGCCTCGGCTACGCGCGGCTGCTGATCGCGACCGGCTCGCGCGTGCGGCGCTTCGCGGGGCCCGTGGACGCCGGCGTGCACGTCCACTACGTGCGCACGCTCGCCGATACGCGCGCATTGCGCGCGGCGCTCGCGCCGGGCAAGCGCGTCGCGGTGCTGGGCGGCGGCTTCATCGGGCTCGAGGTCGCCGCGTCGGCGGTGCGGCTCGGGTGCCGCGCGACGGTTGTCGATCCCGCGCCGCGCCTGCTTCAGCGCCGGATGCCCGAAGCCGTCGGCGCGTTCGCGCTCGCGCTGCATGCGCGGCACGGCGTGGACGTGCGGCTCGGCGCGCTGCCGGAGCGCATCCGCCGCGCCGCGAACGGCGCGGCGGTCGTCGAGACGAGCGCGGGCGGGATCGTCGCGGACGTCGTCGTCGCAGGCATCGGCGTCGTGCCGAACGTCGAGCTCGCGCAGGCGGCGGGCCTCGACGTCGACGACGGCGTCTGCGTCGACGAGATGTGCCGCACCGCCGATCCGGCGATCTTCGCGGCGGGCGAGGTCACGCGGCATTTCAATCCGCTCGTCGGCCGCGCTCTGCGAATCGAATCGTGGCAGATCGCGGAGAACCAGCCGGCCGTCGCGGCGGCGAACATGCTCGGCGCGGCCGAGACGTACGCGCAGTGGCCTTGGCTATGGTCCGATCAGTACGACAGCAACTTGCAGACGCTCGGCCTTTTCGGCGGCGAGCAGACGCTCGTGCTGCGCGGCTCGCCCGAGCGCGACCGCGCGTTCTGCGTGTTCGCGCTGAACGCGCGCCGCGAGCTGGCGGCGGTCGCGGCCGTCAACGCGGGGCGCGAGATCGCAGTGTGCCGCCGGTTGATGACGGCGGGCGTCGCGCTCGATCCCGCGCGTCTCGCGGATCCGTCGGACGCGCTGCGCGCGATGCTGCCGCGCGGCGTGTAG
- a CDS encoding HIT family protein: MAYDQSNIFAKILRGEVPCIRLCETDTTLAFMDIMPQSRGHALVVPKEAAETFYELSEAAAAEAMKMTKRVALALRRTLEPEGLFIGQFNGAAAGQTVPHVHFHVIPRWADEPLKMHAREMADAAELEALAARIRTAL; encoded by the coding sequence ATGGCCTACGATCAATCGAACATTTTTGCGAAGATCCTGCGCGGCGAGGTGCCGTGCATCCGTTTGTGCGAAACGGACACGACGCTCGCGTTCATGGACATCATGCCGCAATCGAGGGGCCATGCGCTCGTCGTGCCGAAAGAGGCGGCGGAGACGTTCTACGAGCTGTCCGAGGCGGCCGCGGCCGAAGCGATGAAGATGACGAAGCGCGTCGCGCTCGCGCTGCGCCGCACGCTCGAGCCGGAAGGGCTCTTCATCGGCCAGTTCAACGGCGCGGCGGCGGGCCAGACGGTGCCGCACGTGCACTTCCACGTGATTCCGCGCTGGGCCGACGAGCCGCTCAAGATGCATGCGCGCGAGATGGCCGACGCGGCCGAGCTGGAGGCGCTCGCCGCGCGTATCCGCACGGCGCTGTGA
- a CDS encoding phospholipase D family protein gives MPDRPALRGLAPRHPPRIVKAAARALVLCAALALSGCATHPPATTLERTVSHALPPDASTPLADALAVQARAHPGESGFVVLPRGDEALQMRIAVARAATKTLDIQYYIAAEDTTGKLLLGAALYAADRGVRVRMLVDALNFKDIDKLMAALDAHANLEVRVFNPFGAPRLGMFARTANVFTRIDNFTRRMHNKAMISDNQIAIVGGRNLGDEYFNASPTLQFRDLDVLAAGPVTRAVSASFDAYWSSALTYPLPALNRRRYDAKDLDAARDALRAHWRANATPYNAKPLNATPLAAQIARNELGLVWASAEFTADSPEKIAAPDDSYKSPPMQRLFALTRDAQREFLVLSPYFVPHDAGVNALGRLTARGVRVAILTNSLAATDAIAVQAGYAPYRVPMLERGVELYEYKPDPGRSRIGMLGSRSRASLHAKAYVIDRKILVIGSMNLDPRSAHLNTELALVIHSPRLANEVANLFDEVTKPTISYRVTLAPDTPGAAQTTGAGAPAWPLVWTEIADGQVRTYSVDPNAGFYRNLLTGLCLLLPIDDQL, from the coding sequence GTGCCGGATCGCCCCGCCCTCCGCGGTCTCGCGCCGCGCCATCCACCGCGCATCGTCAAGGCCGCCGCGCGCGCGCTCGTCCTGTGCGCGGCGCTCGCGCTCTCCGGCTGCGCGACGCATCCGCCCGCCACCACGCTCGAGCGCACCGTCTCCCACGCGCTGCCGCCCGACGCATCGACGCCGCTCGCCGACGCGCTCGCCGTGCAGGCGCGCGCGCATCCGGGCGAATCGGGCTTCGTCGTGCTGCCGCGCGGCGACGAGGCGCTGCAAATGCGGATCGCGGTGGCGCGCGCGGCGACGAAGACGCTCGACATCCAGTACTACATCGCCGCCGAGGACACGACGGGCAAGCTGCTGCTCGGCGCCGCGCTGTACGCGGCCGACCGCGGCGTGCGCGTGCGCATGCTCGTCGACGCGCTGAACTTCAAGGACATCGACAAGCTGATGGCGGCGCTCGACGCGCACGCGAACCTCGAAGTCCGCGTGTTCAATCCGTTCGGCGCCCCGCGCCTCGGCATGTTCGCGCGCACCGCGAACGTCTTCACGCGGATCGACAATTTCACGCGCCGGATGCACAACAAGGCGATGATCTCGGACAACCAGATCGCGATCGTCGGCGGCCGCAATCTCGGCGACGAATATTTCAACGCGAGCCCGACGCTGCAATTCCGCGACCTCGACGTGCTCGCGGCCGGCCCCGTCACCCGCGCCGTCTCGGCGAGCTTCGACGCGTACTGGTCGAGCGCGCTCACGTATCCGCTGCCGGCGCTGAATCGCCGGCGCTACGACGCGAAGGATCTGGACGCGGCGCGCGACGCGCTGCGCGCGCACTGGCGCGCGAACGCGACGCCGTACAACGCGAAGCCGCTGAACGCGACGCCGCTCGCCGCGCAGATCGCGCGCAACGAGCTCGGCCTGGTATGGGCGAGCGCGGAGTTCACCGCCGATTCGCCCGAGAAGATCGCCGCGCCCGACGACAGCTACAAGAGCCCGCCGATGCAGCGGCTCTTCGCGCTCACGCGCGACGCGCAGCGCGAATTCCTCGTGCTGTCGCCGTATTTCGTTCCGCACGATGCCGGCGTGAACGCGCTCGGCCGGCTGACCGCGCGCGGCGTGCGCGTCGCGATCCTGACGAATTCGCTCGCGGCGACGGACGCGATCGCCGTGCAGGCGGGCTACGCGCCGTATCGCGTGCCGATGCTCGAGCGCGGCGTCGAGCTGTACGAATACAAGCCGGACCCGGGCCGCTCGCGCATCGGCATGCTGGGTTCGCGCTCGCGCGCGAGCCTGCACGCGAAGGCGTACGTGATCGACCGGAAGATTCTCGTAATCGGCTCGATGAACCTCGATCCGCGCTCCGCGCATCTGAACACGGAGCTCGCGCTCGTGATCCACAGCCCGCGGCTCGCGAACGAAGTCGCGAATCTGTTCGACGAAGTGACGAAGCCGACGATCAGCTACCGCGTGACGCTCGCGCCCGACACGCCGGGCGCGGCGCAGACGACCGGCGCGGGCGCGCCGGCATGGCCGCTCGTGTGGACCGAAATCGCCGACGGCCAGGTACGCACGTACAGCGTCGATCCGAACGCGGGCTTCTATCGCAACCTGCTCACGGGGCTCTGCCTGCTGCTGCCGATCGACGATCAGCTTTGA
- a CDS encoding GNAT family N-acetyltransferase — MSVAPAARRPGVGAALLDAALAAAARTAGQVALAAVDGRGAARAFCERHGFVAYGVEPRALDAANGCADALPMVKFPPLAPPHA, encoded by the coding sequence ATGTCCGTCGCGCCCGCCGCGCGGCGGCCCGGCGTCGGCGCGGCGCTGCTCGATGCGGCGCTCGCGGCCGCGGCGCGGACAGCCGGGCAGGTGGCGCTCGCCGCCGTCGACGGCCGCGGTGCGGCGCGCGCGTTCTGCGAGCGGCACGGCTTCGTCGCGTACGGCGTCGAGCCGCGTGCGCTCGACGCAGCGAACGGCTGCGCGGACGCTCTGCCGATGGTGAAGTTTCCGCCGTTGGCGCCGCCGCATGCATGA
- a CDS encoding Na+/H+ antiporter: MSPVSAFKLVLLSFLAIVALELLAKRLRLPPAAALLVGGAGIAFLPGLPPVNLDPDLVLIVFLPPLLMDGAYFSVWEEFKRNVGGIMMLAIGAVAFTTLAVGVAVHLVAPGLPWAACFALGAIVSPPDAVAAKAVLERVALPRRLMVLLEGESLLNDAAGLVLFRFAVAAALTGAFSTGDAVVRFAQLGVGGVAVGFIVGWLIVRFLKLVEDDYLVITVAVLAAWISYIAGELFEVSGVIATVTTGMMLGWHQHEVFSASVRNRGTAFWQVIVFLLEALVFVLIGLSLRGVIERLGGLGEVFATMTPAVAAVVAAVVASRFVWVFAVELLKAPVARLRGRGPRGDWKAATVMGWAGMRGVVTLAIALSLPDAMPGRDLILVAAFAVILVTVLLQGTTIGPLIRLLKLRDPGPAAHHLTEPQTWARVEAAQLSAIQPLVHDAEGNVIHPRLLEQYTYRASVTARHQDEPAFPQRERDAHYDVVLAAIAAGRAELLRLHRGGQIHDEMLYLLERDLDLQEIAAQHAKG, encoded by the coding sequence ATGTCTCCGGTCTCGGCATTCAAGCTCGTTTTGCTGTCCTTTCTCGCGATCGTTGCGCTCGAGCTGCTCGCGAAGCGGCTCCGGCTGCCGCCCGCCGCCGCGCTGCTCGTCGGCGGCGCGGGCATCGCGTTCCTGCCCGGGCTGCCGCCCGTCAATCTCGATCCGGACCTCGTGCTGATCGTGTTCCTGCCGCCGCTGTTGATGGACGGCGCGTACTTCTCGGTGTGGGAAGAGTTCAAGCGCAACGTCGGCGGCATCATGATGCTCGCGATCGGCGCGGTCGCGTTCACGACGCTCGCCGTCGGCGTCGCCGTGCATCTCGTCGCGCCCGGGCTGCCGTGGGCCGCGTGCTTCGCGCTCGGCGCGATCGTGTCGCCGCCCGACGCGGTCGCCGCGAAGGCGGTGCTCGAGCGCGTCGCGCTGCCGCGCCGGCTGATGGTGCTGCTCGAAGGCGAGAGCCTCCTGAACGACGCGGCGGGGCTCGTGCTGTTCCGCTTCGCGGTTGCCGCCGCGCTGACGGGCGCGTTCAGCACGGGCGACGCCGTCGTGCGCTTCGCGCAGCTCGGCGTCGGCGGCGTCGCGGTCGGCTTCATCGTCGGCTGGCTGATCGTGCGGTTCCTGAAGCTCGTCGAGGACGACTATCTGGTGATCACGGTGGCCGTTCTCGCCGCGTGGATCAGCTACATCGCGGGCGAACTGTTCGAAGTGTCCGGCGTGATCGCGACCGTGACGACCGGGATGATGCTCGGCTGGCATCAGCACGAAGTGTTCTCGGCTTCGGTGCGCAACCGCGGCACCGCGTTCTGGCAGGTGATCGTGTTCCTGCTCGAGGCGCTCGTGTTCGTGCTGATCGGGCTGTCGCTGCGCGGCGTGATCGAGCGGCTCGGCGGGCTCGGCGAGGTGTTCGCGACGATGACGCCCGCGGTGGCGGCGGTGGTCGCGGCCGTCGTCGCGTCGCGCTTCGTCTGGGTGTTCGCGGTCGAACTGCTGAAGGCGCCCGTCGCGCGCTTGCGCGGGCGTGGCCCGCGCGGCGACTGGAAGGCGGCGACCGTGATGGGCTGGGCCGGGATGCGCGGCGTCGTCACGCTCGCGATCGCGTTGTCGCTGCCGGATGCGATGCCCGGGCGCGACCTGATTCTCGTCGCCGCGTTCGCGGTGATTCTCGTCACCGTGCTGCTGCAGGGCACGACGATCGGGCCGCTGATCCGGCTGCTGAAGCTGCGCGATCCGGGGCCCGCAGCACACCATCTGACGGAGCCGCAGACCTGGGCGCGCGTCGAGGCCGCGCAGCTCTCGGCGATCCAGCCGCTCGTGCACGATGCCGAGGGCAACGTGATCCATCCGCGCCTGCTCGAGCAATATACGTACCGCGCGAGCGTGACCGCGCGCCATCAGGACGAGCCCGCGTTTCCGCAGCGCGAGCGCGACGCGCATTACGACGTCGTGCTCGCGGCGATCGCGGCCGGCCGCGCGGAGCTGCTGCGGCTGCATCGCGGCGGCCAGATCCACGACGAGATGCTGTACCTGCTCGAGCGCGATCTCGATCTGCAGGAGATCGCGGCGCAGCACGCGAAGGGCTAG